acaCATCTGATTAGCCactgttcacgcgctcaacagatatgtctgtaatTGGCTACAAATCTCAACGctgtaaaaacacataaaaagaaacctttgacgctcttcaccgagcacAAGCACAAACACTCAGGTGAGCGTTTTAAAGCAGCTGGCTATCAGCGGGTACCGTCACTGCAGAAATTCAGCTATCGTCacattaaatgatcaaataaatctttGGCAGGACAAGGATTCATTTTGGCGGCcaccaaaatattttcaatgtagAAAAAACCCTGAGCAATGATGCTGGATAtacagttttgccatcacagaaataagttaagatgaattcaaataaatccaaaactgtattttggtcaaataaatacaTCCTTTGTGAACGTGAGAGACATGCtcattaaaaattgttttgacTTGTGTGTAggaatataacattaaaatgatgATAAACTTTTACAGTTACTAAATATTACAGCTATTGTAATACATATGGTgatgatataatatataaacacttTCTTTTTGTCACTATGGCTCTTTTTTTGTACTTGGCAACTAACAATGTCAACAGCTTGACGTCTCTCTGGAATGCAGGTCATGGGTACATAAGCCCAAAGCTGATAtcttggtatgttttttttttttttttttttttttccctaccccaaaagcaaaaaaaaaaaaaaaagtatctcaaAGTGATTGTTTGCACTCTGTTAAGGGTTCAAGAAGGATTAATTGTTTCCTTTTAAAATCTTGTCACTGTGGAATTTTGCACTCTGTTTGAAAAGCCCTTTATTGTCTTATTGTCCCCCAGAGTGTCCAAGAGCAGGAGGAGAAGCAGCGACAGAGGGACGAGAAAGAGCGCCAGAAACAGGAGGCCAAAGCTGCCAAGGAGCGGAAGAAAGAGGAGGCCCGCAAGCtaaaggaagagaaagagagagagaagaaagagaaaaaggagAAAGACGAAAAGGAGCGGCGGGAGAAAAAGGAGAGGGAGGAGAAAGAAAAGGCTGAGAAACTAAGAGCTAAAGAAGAGCAGCGTCAAATGAAAATTGAGTGAGTGACCCAGTACAGCACCACAATAGTAGTTGTGCTGGTGTTTTCTATGAATATTAAACTCTGGTGTCAATCCATTTAGGGCCAGACTGGAAGAGAAAAGGAAGAAAGAGGAGGAAAAACGGTTGAAGGAAGAAAAAGAAGTGAGTGTTTTTATCTATCTAAGGTTTTCTTTATTGCTGATTTATTGAAATTGTACTCATTGTGTTTGTGCCTCTCTTCAGCGAATCAAAGCTGAGAAGGCTGAGATTACACGGTTTCTACAGAAGCCCAAGACCCAGTTGGCACCAAAGGTAAGAGTCACATTATTAGAATAAAGACAGGAGGTCAGGTGTCAAACTACTTGtgtaaaacatttacaaatgctAAGATAAGATGTACGTAAGACGTATGAAcgtaagatattttgagaatgaCGCCTTGTTGGGCATGTAAAGGACACGcacaaaaaacaagcaaaaacaaatgtaccaaatttaaaaatctttcCCAGTGTGTTTTAATCTCCAGACATGTTTGCTgagttttgttgtgtgtttcagACTCTGGCATCTGCCTGTGGGAAGTTTGCTCCTTTTGAGATTAAAGCGCACATGTCTCTGGCACCACTGACTCGAGTACAATGTGAAGACGCCGTTTTAGAGGAGCTGGACCATTATCTTGCCCAACCGGACAGCACTCTAAATGGACTAAAGGACTGGACAAAGCACAAACCTCGCACATCAGGTCCAACCAGGCCTAGTCACAGTGCAGTAAGGTAAAGCCACTTTGAGCCGCTGCCGACGTATTTATGTACTCATCATGTAAATGTGCAGAACTTCAGCTGGTGTTTTTGTTAGTGATGTGAAAGGCTTATTctttgtttggtttgtttgttcctTCATGTTCTCTGGCATTAGAGATTGTGTGGTCATAACTGAAAGCCAAAAGGCAGATGTCGTCCCTGACCGCCACCGTTACGGTCGCATGAAACTCCTGCAGTTCCATGATAACTATCGTCCAGCTTACTGGGGGACCTGGTGCAAAAAAAGCACTCACATCTCACCACGCTGCCCACTGAGACTGGACAAGGTAAAAGCACAAGAATGTGTCAATGAAATGCTGCATTTGAGCCACTTCACGATTATCATGGCAGCAGTACTGTGTTTATGATTCCTATGTAAATAAACTTATGCTGCTTCTATACTGCTTTAAAAAGGTCATATCTAAAAAATATCAAGGGAAATTTAATTTCTTCATGGAAGTTCTCCATGGATGGATActgtaggggaattttacagttaaagacccaaaagaccagatatgatgaataaaGACCCAGAGTcagagtttttaaaaaaaaaaaaataaataaataaattgaagaaaattttactgaggaatagtttgcagtttcatcagcagaagccagcttcaagtctcacaaggagttTGTAGGCCGCTTCAATACTATATGTGGCTATATTTGGCTACTTGTTTGCTTAGAAGTTTGGATTAGATCCAAGCAGGACAATGGCTTGGCAGTTTTTCAGCATGCAAAGAAGTCCCTGTTAAGGGCCTGAGGGTTCATCTCTCTGCTTCCGCTGATTTTATGCAATTCGGAAATAAACTTTGAGTTGGTAGAACCATTGACTCTGGATGAAGTTTAGTCACTGCACCGCTGAGAGATGTGGCTGTATGCTAGAGGTGTGAATCGTCACTGATCTCACGAATCCATTTGATTATGATTGTCAACAATTCGATTCAATATCACAATGCGTCGCAATAAAATTGCACATGGCTACATTTTCATCAATGAATACAAGCAGTCAGATAGCCTATATGAACTCCCTTTTTATCTTAAATGCTCCAAGAAGGTACACTTCCTGAATGTAGTCAAAcaaaacttaaaggattagttcacttcataattaaaatttcctgataatttactcatctccatgtcatccaagatgttcatgtctttctttcttcagttgagaagaaatgaaggtttttgaggaaaacattccaggatttttctccatatagtggacttcaatggttaccaatggtttgaaggtccaaattgcagcttcaaagggctctacacgatcccagccgaggaataagggtcttatctagtgaaacgatcggttattttctaaaaaaaaaaaaaactttttaaccactagctctgcgatgcccaatatgtaatcacgttggaaaggtcacacatgaCAGGCAGAAATACCGACCCAGCAGCAGGGTAGGGTAGGGTgaaaaaaaactccatctcattttctcctccaaattcaaaatcgtccaacacctttttttgtaaaagccGTTTGGCTTAGTccttgcacgttcgctttgtaaaaaCTGGATCcatacttccgcctacatcacgtgtGAAGCtgcaattttgaccttcaaacCGTTGGtaaccactgaagtccactatatggagaaaaatcctggaatgttttcctcaaaaaccttaatttcttttcaactgaagaaagaaggacatgaacatcttggatgacatgggggtgagtaaattatcaggaaattttaattctgaagtgaactaatcctttaagtctgaACACAACTGCCCAACTGCCTCTTATGCACTTCAAGtttgacaaaaaaatttaaataaaaaagacttGTCATGTCATGATGTATCTCAATTTTGGCTTTGTCCTAATCCCAGCTCTTATAATTATGCCtttgtcataattgtgacttgtgccataatgattatatatatttgacTTTTTCAACTGTAATTTTCAGCTTATCTTATTTATTACTTGGTATGTTAATTTCAACTCTTTATATCAAATATGACTTGGTATAACTTAATTGTTATTGACCAAAGTATGATTTCTTTTCGTGTGTGgaggaaatgggcttccatagtaacctgaagtgattttttttgGCTTATCAGGAGCTGCTGGATTATGAGGTGGACAGTGATGAAGAGTGGGAGGAGGAGGAGCCGGGAGAGTCTCTGTCACACAGTGAGGGGGTGAGTGATACAACGTCACTATTGTTATATTTCTGTACTGACAGATTAGCCACTACAGAAGCCATACAGATCACCAATGAAAATTCACACCAAAAATGGGCTGTAGTGACAAATTATCCAGTGTGAAAATGGTGATTACTTTAATCTTGCTTTTCTCTCTAGGATGATGACGATGAAGGAGGAGATGacgacgatgatgatgatggattCTTTGTGCCCCACGGTTATCTCTCAGAAGGGGAAGGAGCACTTGAAGACGAGGTACGTGGAATGTCACGCTTCTTCAATCGCCTCATTCAGTCATGTCATGACACTAACAGTCTGCTCTTGCAGGAGGGTGGAGATCCAGAGAAGCAAAAGACGCGTCAGAGGATGAAGGCTCGTGAATGGGAGAATGAACTGATGTCTAAAGGGAAGGTGAAGGTGTTGGAGGCGGTGGTGCGAGGCTGCTTGTGGGAGGGGGAACAGCCTTCGCTGGACCTCCTGCAGCCGTACACTGTCTGTATGCTGGAGCCTTTACCTAGAGACGAGCCTTGCACCCCTGACCAGGACCTCTCACGCCAACAGAGGAATGAGAAACGTGAGTATAGTGTGTGCTTAACTGTTTTATACTTTATGGAGATTCTGTATACAGTAAGATTTCTCATCTGCTGTCAAAGTTGCTTTCCTAAACATTAcagtgtcttaaagggatagttcacccaaaaatgaaaattctgtcatcatttacttaccctcaagttgttccaaacctgtataaatttctttgttctgttgaacacaaaggaagatattttgaagaaagtttgtaaccaggctgctttggggcaccattgacttccatagtaaaataaaaaataaaatactatagaagtcaatggtgccccagaacagTTCAGTTTCCCACAATCTTCAAAGtaccttcctttgtgttcaacagaacaaagaaatgtatacaggtttggaacaacctgagggtgagtaaatgacagaattttcatttttgggtgaactatccctttaatttgttGGACAGTTTCTTCAAATCTAATCCATATTTTGTTCAACTGAGTCTCTTCTTGCACGAAGCACACACCGCATTAACAGCCACTTTCAGCTTAGTTAATACACAAAGCCGAGCCTAAAGGCCTTTTCATGCTATGAGAGGTGCAACAAAGTCATGCAAATCACCAGTGAAAATTCACACCAAAAAATAAGCACACCATGAATTTTCATTATCTACTTAAAAAGGTTGCATACATGAACCAAATTGAAACACACTGCCTTCATTGCTTTAATACAGTTGCACATTACTGTTTCTCCTGAGGGTGATTTAAATTATTCAGTGATgttaatgtgtttttcagtgcTGTCACAGCTGCTGCCTTTGCTTCATGGGAATGTGAACAGCAGTAAGGTCATAATCAACGAGTTCCTGGAGTTCTGTCGCCAGCAAACATCCTCACCCACAGAAAGCCCACTGAATTGTATTGACAGCGTCCCACCCAGGTAACCCAGCTAACCGTATCGTGCTGATCTTTAGTATAGTTTCTTTTaggttgacataattttgtaggccaaccaggaagttagcatcaccctagtttctttgacaaaaaaacaataggttttttccattggcttttgggttattgcagaaaataaactagctctgtgaccaacaaaagtttatgattcttacacgTTTTGTTCACCATGAAAATCTTTACAGATGAACAGAACTAAGTACAAACGCCAGAAGAAAAAGCTAAAGTTAGGCTGTAAAGAACTACACTACATTTCAACATCATCAAGCTTAAACAATTGTCAATGGTTCTTTAAAATCTTTgaaatagtttgcaagagcatGATTATGAACACAACTAAGATAGTGAGTGGTGAGTTCTTTGGCATAATGAAGTCACTGACAGCCTCAGttgtcccatttagccacttttTAGCAACCTCCTTTTTCAAGACATGTAAAGGCTTACAGAATTCGTGAGTGGAGTAgtactgatattttttttcgTCGTAGAATCTTAAGCTTTTGtaaaccacagaccttatttcagacaTTTGCCCAAAAGGCCATTCAAAAAACATattagctgcttttccaccgtcgggcaaCCAATGAGAATGGTTCGGCCTGATCATGGAAAAGTGGCTATTGACTTCAGCATGATGGAACCATAAGTGCtaaaatgtgtctttttttttttttttgttatatttctgTGTAAACTGGATGACTCATCTGCCTAATGCCTGGAAACTTTGTCATCGAGAATAACTTCCAGTTGCTCTCTGGGGGAGTGTTTTTGTTCTTGTGTCAGCATGTTATGAAGTTACTTAAATTAAGCCACACAGCTACACAAAACTCAAGGATATTGACTTTGTTTGACAATAGGATCCACGTCAGGCGTATCATAAAAGAGAACGCCGTGTACGAAAAGCGCTCAACTTACAGACGATGCTGCTGGTACGTGCATGCGGAAGTTCTGACCCGTCATTCTCAGGAGGCCTTGCCTGTTCCCTGCCAGTGGACCTACCTCACCTCCGGGGCTCAGATCACCCGCGACGAGCCCGCCGGCTCACAGGGCAGCTCGCCCACCTCGTCCACTTCCACCACACCCTCCAACAAGAGGAAAAGTGCCAGCAGCCACTCCATTACAAAGTATATGAAGAAATGTGGTGACTCCGAACAGGTGCAGACCTTTTTTTAGATTTTGATGTGCCTACTACCTTTTTTCTAAAGACTTATTTAGACCTATGTCTAACTCTGTGATTCATTCTTTAGACTGAGGCCATGGAAACCGATGGCTTCCAGGCAGACACTGAGGATGACGAAGACGATGATTGCATCATCATTGGGGAACAATCTGGTTAGTATGCGTCACTACTAAAGCTTGACGACCAAGACAAATCCAGCAGAAtaagctttaatttttttttttcttcttaataGGATCCTCTGAACAGGATGCCAACACATCCTTGCCACAAACTGAGAGAAACACAGAGCCCATGGACACAAATGCATCCGAAACTGCTGCTCTTGCCTTGCCCTGCCTCACCCCAGCCACCGCCTGAGATCTGACTCTTTCCTGTTGGGTTTGCAATAAACCAGGCGTTCAAAATCTGATCTATGATTCGAAGGATCACACAGTATTAAAGGTCCCCAGAATTAATCATTTGTTCCCTCTTCTTTAAGTGGAGGTCTGTTAGATGGTGTACTGCTCTTCATAGGTGAAGTCCCACTTTTTGAAAGTGTGTAAAGGCTGATACATTCATCAGCTCTGACACCAATCAGGAGGTTGATGCTGTCTGTTGGGCTCAGTGGcccattgttttaaattgttttttttttttttttttctctcagaataCTTGAACTGGTGTATGTCtttcaaaaataatgacaattgaAATATATTGCACTTTTATATtcaatttctgtttatttcattcTTCTACCCCCACCAGAAgtctttcacttttttttcttttccgaGAAGCTTTGTATAAAAACAGCATGTGCCATTTGTTGCCCAGGCTGCTATACGCGGTGTAAatactatttttgttttttgaaaaatggtgtAGAAGCTGAAATAGTTGGTGGCCGTCCAACACGGGGgaaaaaagcagcagcagcattgGCATTTCTTTTGGCGAAGTATTTTCTTAATTGTTCTGAATAAACTGCACCATAGTTTGCAGTTGTAATGGGTTTCCTACAAAGCttgtttaaataaagcattatttaaaaatgaactttcaataTGCTGTTAACAAACAATTTCCTTCCCCATTATACACAAGACTTAATTTTGCACAGTGAAGCCATTTGGCTTTCATTCATGCATACTCATCTTATCTGacaatgcattttatttcagaCATCACATCAAAAGCATTAGAACACAACATTTAAACTCTACAAATTTGAGTGAGTGTAAAATACAACCATGGTtcattttcaacaatatagcaTGGTTTAATCAGTGAGCATTATAGTATCCACTTCACTTTTTTCCATCAGAGCGGGTGcctttttgtcataatcataAATGCACTGGTTTGTAGCTAAAatagttttacagtttactgccgTTATTCTTCTACTTATTTACCTATAGTGGCTAATGAATTTGAAGTCTTGCATATTCACAGTAAACAGCTTACTTCCAGTTTGAAAAATAAGCTGGAGTTTTGATGTGAACacagcctttcaaagtatactcgaTTGGATTGTGTGCATTAACAGATGCTCACACATGCATAATAGAAAGTTTCATTCTTGTCCAGTGTCTGCACTCTTTCTCTCCAGAAGTTATGAGCGATAATGTCTTTATACTCATTTAAACTAGAGTTTCTCTTAACCCCCTCCCACAAGTGCTTGTCAATGACAAAGAGCATTTCTTTTCAATTGTGACACCATGGTCGCCAGTGTTGGCACCTTGTGGACAAAatcattattgcaaaaaaatttCATGTGCAAGGTGAGCGTATAGTATATGCAATTGGGGGGAAGATCTGGGTGCGAGCTTACTATGTAGTTGATAAAATTTACGTCAAACGTGTTGCAtgtgtaaaaacaaatactTTGGGCTTAATTATGTAAGTCAAATGACATGGTGACAGCTGAAATGAACTGACATTTATCTGTATTAGGAGGTAGATCGTTGTTTCAgaacaggggtgcgtttcccaaagcgaactatggtcgcaagttccgtctttaccaatagagttcaatgtgacttacgaccatagttggctaatgatgctttcgggaaacgcaccccagagcgTTTTGTCTAAGTTGCGTTATAACATTCATGCATAGTCTCATTTTTGTTAAGCAGGAAACAGAACCTCAATACAACACAAAAGACAATCTTAACTTGGTAGTGCTCATGTTAGATCAATTTCAAACCGTTGTCACAATGAGATTTTATGGTACATTAATCAACATTTCTCTATAAGCAATAACTAAAAAGTGCTTTAAATTACAACAGATCCACTTACAGATCATTTCCAGTCTGACAGCGGCACAGTGCACAAACGGAGCTTCTTCCATTATCATATGATGACTGGTCATGTTACTTTAAGcaacaatgcattataataGGACAGATTATTGAGGCCCTTAAGGTGCTTACACTTTCCATAATACATCACTGACAGGAAAACAACTCCTGTGGTTAGCACTATATAAATCCATCTAACACATGTTGTGGACACAACCAATGTATCTTGCTCATCCTATGAAACCGTGTGGGGTTGTGGACGATGGGAGAGAAAGTCACTAGGAGCGGCAAGAGAACGCAGGCGGGACAGCAGTGACCGGGGAGAAAGCAAGACTAAATGTTCAGCTCATGGTCTTGATGTTCTCTAATAATGCTGGTTTAAGCAGAGCAGCAGTCTTTCCTCCTGCGGCAGCAATGTCTGCCAGCACTGCCGCGTCCCACGTGAAGGTCAGCAGAGCTGCTGGGGCCTGGAAGGTGTAAACAAATGTGtgattcaattattttttttttaattattaaattaaactttGCAGACAGTGTTCTTTGATCTTCACCTACCAGGTTGCACTCATTCAGAGCCGACTCGTCGTCTTTCAGTTTTTGTCCTCCAGGTGCCACCAGCTCAAAGGGCTGCCAGCCATTCTCCAGCGAATCACGCACAAACTGGTACAACGCTGCCACCTTCTCCCATGCCAGGAAAGTACCTATAGGGCAATTAAATGCAAGTTACACCATACAACAAGAGCCTTCGGTTGGCCAAACAAAGCAAAATCATGTTTGCAGTGTTGTACTGACAATAGACATCTATGGGGCAAGGCATTCTGGAGGGTTTACAAGCATAAATGTACAACTCTcacatttgacaaaaaaaatttagCCATTTGGCCAAAGACTTTTGTACGACCCCCTTCCTCAGACTTTTTTTCcttaacttttctgtttactaccatattacaatataaattattaatattttgtactAATTTATGAAGATGTTATAAAGGTGTTACAGGGAAAACAcctttataacacacacacacatacatatatatatatatataaatgaattaatatatatatacacacacaccgatcaggcataacattatgaccaccttcctaatattgtgtttgtcccccttttgctgccaaaacagccctgacccgtcgaggcatggactccactagacccctgaaggtgtgctgtggtatctggcaccaagtcagcagcagatcctttaagtcctgtaagttgcaaggtggagcctccatggatttGTTCAGCatatcccacagatgctcgactggattgagatgtggggaatttggaggccaagtcaacacctcaaactcgttgttgtgctcctcaaaccattcctgaaccatttttgctttgtggcagggcgcattatcctgctgaaagaggccatagccaccagggaatactgttttccaaagaaaacgtgattcatcagaccaggccaccttcttccattgctccgtggtccagttctgatgctcacgtgcccactgttggcgcattcggcggtggacaggggtcagcatgggcgccctgactggtctgtggctatgcagcctcatacgcaacaaactgcaatgcacggtgtattttaacatctttctatcagaaccagcattaacttctagAGCAATTTAACAATTTGGAACTTGTCAAACTTGCTCagatccttacgcttgcccatttttcctgcttctaacacatcaacctTGAGGacaaaaatgttcacttgctgcctaatatatcccacccactaacaggtgccgtaaTGAAgagatcagtgttattcacttcttctgtcagtggtcataatttTATGCTTGATTGgtgtatatacactatatataatataaataataattatattttaaaaactaccAACCCTGAAGTATACTTCCATCTGGTAACCGCACTCTCAGAAGGGCGTAGTTAtactttcttctctctctctgctcatCTTTTTCACGCATGGCTTTCGTTCGCAGCATTGCGTTTCTCTCTACAATTTCATTCCTGTGATTAAAAAAGATCATAAAAACACAGTACGACTATATCAGCTTAGAAAGCACAAACACTGCTGTTGTTGATTTCTTTACTTCaattgcatttctttcttcagttccTCCGCAGTCAGATTGTAGAAGTCTGGGGGCAACTCGAAGTGTGTAGCATGCTGCGACGGTCTGAAGACCTGCGGCTGGCGGTCCAGCTTCGCTCTGACTGGCTCGCCTTTCTGCAGCCGCTCCAAATGAACCTTTATCTGCTCCAGAGCATCCGATTCCTGTGGCGGTAACATCAGGTACTCCTCAGTCCTATCTGAGATACGTTATTCAGGGATGGAGATGAGTGAGGACTCGGTGTTAAAGAAATCAcacaatttacttttaaatataatgcTGGTAATTAACTTCGGCGTTACCTTCGCCATCTACCGGCAGCGCGGTGCTTTCAAATCCCACGGCCTGAAGATACTCACGAGATCCTTCAATCACACTGACCTTCTCCTTTATgagtaaaacaacaaaatgtgagtgaaatggctttttGAATTCAGTTTTCTCTATCCTGACTGAAAATGTTCATACCTGAAACACTTTGTTGCTAAGCTTGATCTTCCGATACTTCTCCTCAGTCGGATTCTTACAGATATTTTCGATGTACCTGTCATCGCACATCATTGGAtttcatttgtacattttacaaaCACACTGAGATATTGTCGGGCAAAATTAATATAGTCCTAAAATTAAATAGTCCTCACTTGCTAATGATGTCAATGGCGGCCTTtactttctctttgtctttattGAAGGTGTGAATCATCATAATGGAGGCCTCCAATGCATCATCTGAGAACCTCTGTGAAAAAAGAAGCACCTTTAGTGTCATCTACATGTAATTTCTTAAATTCTTGCAGATTTTCTGTAATAATCTCACCATAAGAATAGCTTCCTTGATGTGCATCTCTCTTTCAGTCTTTGTTAAGGTTTTTCCAGTCAGAGGACAGATGAAGAACACTCCTGACACTGAGAAACAAGATTGATCCTTCTGTGGAACCCCAGAGCCCTTGAAAAGGTATGAATAATCACAGTCAGGAAAAGAGTAATGCTTTTCATATTCCACAAATGAGTGGTAATCATACAGGTTGGGAACAACGTAAAACTGGTAAATtcgttttaatgttttttttttctattcctATTCCTTATGTAAGGCCCCTTAAATAAATTGCCACTTTATATGAATAGTAATTTTAACCaatatgttaaaaatgatgTACACTCACATGAGATGAAGACTGCATTTTTTTCCTAGTCTTTTTGAAAGATGTTTATTCTACCTTCATGATGGTCACCACCATGTTTAGATCACATGACCAAATACTATTAACATAGAGATTAGTAGGTCATCTGGAtacattttatgaatactgtgaattcaaacatactactcttttcacACACTGTTTTcgtctactatatagtatggaagTTTGTGATTTTGGATTACAGCCATAATCTTGGCAACCCCTCTATTTTCAGACACTTTCAGTTAATATGTCTGCAAAAACATTCACTTTTGTGTGACCCTGCCAACAGGCATCAGTATAAAGTTATATTGGCCAGCTAAATACGAACAAAAACCGTCAAACTTGCCTCAATATCTGTGTTCTTCTGACTGGCCGCTATGGCAGCTGCCTCTGCTTCAAGTTCTCGCTTCACTGTAATACAACGACAAAATGAGTGGCTGCTCATGCTTTgagatttattaatgtttttgagattTCTATGGAAGTtggtttccaccacagaatacaaaataaaaaaggtaattgtaactttttatcccacaattctgactttttagcTCGCagttcagactttataactcacaatttcaaatttatatctcgcaattctgagaaaaaacagaattgcaagatatacgTTGTGTCTGAAGTAGGCACTACATATGAACTTGAATTTACTTTGCgaccgttaaaaaagtatgttttatatagtataaatgtgtgtagcatgaatgaaattcggacaTATTActtccgccatgttgtcattatcatgtgacctgcCAGGatcagttgtgtcgcttcattagcattcacaaatcctctcctgtggcctcatgggatagtaaagtgtgcatggaatgcgcacttcagaatctcggtgGAAGTAGTAGTACTTCTTgtctactgttttatgaatactatgaattcagacatactactcttttggtGTACTGTATGGTATGTTGGTGTGCAGCGATAAattcataattc
The DNA window shown above is from Ctenopharyngodon idella isolate HZGC_01 chromosome 10, HZGC01, whole genome shotgun sequence and carries:
- the chaf1a gene encoding chromatin assembly factor 1 subunit A isoform X1; the protein is MVVVMLAAEEPLASTPRRGMDCVGKANTSKKLVQARLPFKRLNPEPKECSEPKRTKGPVAPKCSEPSASDGENDMDSSSVPLQHGPALVNGRGPLDCFMSRRKRPSVLSGPEASIDLTEDSNDAVKDQPAPPVAATCPLSEETTRTAEDITKSTEPTTSLTEKETEKDEEEDEDALPLLDITQESETEEEEQQETEVSPGNESVLSTGSTSSLSVIESSPEPSKSAPTTPASTSQINAASKTKRRSLKLDVSLECRSWVHKPKADILSVQEQEEKQRQRDEKERQKQEAKAAKERKKEEARKLKEEKEREKKEKKEKDEKERREKKEREEKEKAEKLRAKEEQRQMKIEARLEEKRKKEEEKRLKEEKERIKAEKAEITRFLQKPKTQLAPKTLASACGKFAPFEIKAHMSLAPLTRVQCEDAVLEELDHYLAQPDSTLNGLKDWTKHKPRTSGPTRPSHSAVRDCVVITESQKADVVPDRHRYGRMKLLQFHDNYRPAYWGTWCKKSTHISPRCPLRLDKELLDYEVDSDEEWEEEEPGESLSHSEGDDDDEGGDDDDDDDGFFVPHGYLSEGEGALEDEEGGDPEKQKTRQRMKAREWENELMSKGKVKVLEAVVRGCLWEGEQPSLDLLQPYTVCMLEPLPRDEPCTPDQDLSRQQRNEKLLSQLLPLLHGNVNSSKVIINEFLEFCRQQTSSPTESPLNCIDSVPPRIHVRRIIKENAVYEKRSTYRRCCWYVHAEVLTRHSQEALPVPCQWTYLTSGAQITRDEPAGSQGSSPTSSTSTTPSNKRKSASSHSITKYMKKCGDSEQTEAMETDGFQADTEDDEDDDCIIIGEQSGSSEQDANTSLPQTERNTEPMDTNASETAALALPCLTPATA
- the chaf1a gene encoding chromatin assembly factor 1 subunit A isoform X2, whose translation is MVVVMLAAEEPLASTPRRGMDCVGKANTSKKLVQARLPFKRLNPEPKECSEPKRTKGPVAPKCSEPSASDGENDMDSSSVPLQHGPALVNGRGPLDCFMSRRKRPSVLSGPEASIDLTEDSNDAVKDQPAPPVAATCPLSEETTRTAEDITKSTEPTTSLTEKETEKDEEEDEDALPLLDITQESETEEEEQQETEVSPGNESVLSTGSTSSLSVIESSPEPSKSAPTTPASTSQINAASKTKRRSLKSVQEQEEKQRQRDEKERQKQEAKAAKERKKEEARKLKEEKEREKKEKKEKDEKERREKKEREEKEKAEKLRAKEEQRQMKIEARLEEKRKKEEEKRLKEEKERIKAEKAEITRFLQKPKTQLAPKTLASACGKFAPFEIKAHMSLAPLTRVQCEDAVLEELDHYLAQPDSTLNGLKDWTKHKPRTSGPTRPSHSAVRDCVVITESQKADVVPDRHRYGRMKLLQFHDNYRPAYWGTWCKKSTHISPRCPLRLDKELLDYEVDSDEEWEEEEPGESLSHSEGDDDDEGGDDDDDDDGFFVPHGYLSEGEGALEDEEGGDPEKQKTRQRMKAREWENELMSKGKVKVLEAVVRGCLWEGEQPSLDLLQPYTVCMLEPLPRDEPCTPDQDLSRQQRNEKLLSQLLPLLHGNVNSSKVIINEFLEFCRQQTSSPTESPLNCIDSVPPRIHVRRIIKENAVYEKRSTYRRCCWYVHAEVLTRHSQEALPVPCQWTYLTSGAQITRDEPAGSQGSSPTSSTSTTPSNKRKSASSHSITKYMKKCGDSEQTEAMETDGFQADTEDDEDDDCIIIGEQSGSSEQDANTSLPQTERNTEPMDTNASETAALALPCLTPATA
- the ubxn6 gene encoding UBX domain-containing protein 6 — translated: MKKFFDDIKKDIKFKSAGPGKKLTEDTSSKPEASQVAHGAPRKAPTKAPTKGAQMAGAAALARIEQQHRPKVQTSQDAIRNQVKRELEAEAAAIAASQKNTDIEGSGVPQKDQSCFSVSGVFFICPLTGKTLTKTEREMHIKEAILMRFSDDALEASIMMIHTFNKDKEKVKAAIDIISKYIENICKNPTEEKYRKIKLSNKVFQEKVSVIEGSREYLQAVGFESTALPVDGEDRTEEYLMLPPQESDALEQIKVHLERLQKGEPVRAKLDRQPQVFRPSQHATHFELPPDFYNLTAEELKKEMQLKNEIVERNAMLRTKAMREKDEQRERRKYNYALLRVRLPDGSILQGTFLAWEKVAALYQFVRDSLENGWQPFELVAPGGQKLKDDESALNECNLAPAALLTFTWDAAVLADIAAAGGKTAALLKPALLENIKTMS